A stretch of the Ensifer sp. PDNC004 genome encodes the following:
- a CDS encoding bifunctional diguanylate cyclase/phosphodiesterase, with amino-acid sequence MMHSVENRFIAIVCGAMLVFIAPLLALFLSISSDRIARERLHNIELLMAASAEALGKPIWDFDSDGIKHIARSLINGTDILSVTIRDQSGSILAQLPMGGVQPSTKDRVLILPISYQSVDGMKEVGRIEVRVPTPGLLSQFSKDELAILAILLFAVAIVFAAALVGNRFTVMRPLMRLTAAIEATRRLGSRHRVDWTSDDEMGALAANFNEMQDRLEREETELKNAHERVTDIYNLTPAMLFSLDVDGRLLAVSDYWLLATGYSRDDVVGRDFVDFVDPHWHETYRSHAKTIAVADHAIREVTVPFRKADGEAMTVLIQETKATGESSLSLSVMTDVTALKQAESRNHTQAITDHLTGLLNRQGFEAALDEAIIQADQCAMQLGCLFIDLDRFKWINDNFGHAAGDEVLRQTVELIQAALPNGDIMARLGGDEFAILLSDPNAATLAAEIAERIVTALHEPMAIAGNELFVSASVGIAVYPTHAESASDLLLKADMAMYARKHDGKNGLQVFDAGMLDASRERHEIEQCIEAGLKDDHFEAWLQPIVSLADGQIAGFEALMRLNHPEKGLMPPGKIIGIAEETGMIARIGDQILEKAIRHLAAISELDGTQNTYLAVNFSPLQFELTLPHKLAALLLKHHISPSRIVVEITEAVLMLDNPEVHSVLKQLNEFGCRIALDDFGTGYSSLSYLNRFPVDIVKVDQSFTRSLSSGTADLRRKSRMLIKGIRTISHQMGCTVVAEGIETKEQWQLLRKLGVDCGQGYLFSRPMPVDRMLTMLESDSEAKAASAPSMRA; translated from the coding sequence TCTGCGGCGCGATGCTCGTCTTCATTGCCCCGCTGCTTGCACTCTTTCTCAGCATCTCGAGCGATCGTATCGCACGCGAGCGCCTGCACAACATCGAACTGTTGATGGCCGCGAGCGCCGAGGCGCTCGGCAAGCCGATCTGGGACTTTGACAGCGACGGCATCAAACACATCGCCCGCTCGCTGATAAACGGCACCGACATCCTCTCCGTCACCATTCGCGACCAGTCCGGCTCCATCCTCGCGCAGCTGCCGATGGGCGGCGTGCAGCCGAGCACCAAGGACCGGGTCCTCATCCTGCCCATTTCCTACCAGTCGGTGGATGGCATGAAGGAGGTCGGACGCATTGAGGTCAGGGTCCCGACGCCGGGTCTGCTGTCGCAGTTCAGCAAGGACGAGCTGGCGATCCTCGCCATCCTGCTCTTTGCGGTCGCGATCGTTTTCGCCGCAGCGCTCGTCGGCAATCGCTTCACGGTGATGCGCCCGTTGATGCGCCTGACCGCCGCGATTGAAGCCACCCGCAGGCTCGGGTCGCGCCACCGCGTCGACTGGACCTCCGACGACGAAATGGGCGCGCTTGCCGCCAACTTCAACGAGATGCAGGACCGCCTCGAGCGTGAAGAGACCGAGCTGAAGAACGCCCACGAGCGCGTCACCGACATCTACAACCTGACGCCGGCGATGCTGTTTTCGCTGGATGTTGACGGGCGCCTGCTCGCCGTCAGCGACTACTGGCTGCTGGCGACCGGGTACAGCCGCGACGACGTCGTCGGGCGCGACTTCGTCGATTTCGTCGATCCGCACTGGCACGAGACCTATCGCAGCCATGCCAAGACGATCGCCGTTGCCGATCACGCGATCCGCGAAGTCACCGTCCCCTTCCGCAAGGCGGACGGCGAGGCGATGACCGTGCTGATCCAGGAGACGAAGGCCACCGGCGAAAGCAGCCTGTCGCTGTCAGTCATGACCGACGTGACCGCGCTGAAGCAGGCGGAAAGCCGCAACCACACCCAGGCGATCACCGATCACCTGACCGGCCTGTTGAACCGCCAGGGCTTCGAGGCCGCGCTCGACGAGGCGATCATCCAGGCCGACCAATGCGCCATGCAGCTCGGCTGCCTGTTCATCGACCTCGACCGCTTCAAGTGGATCAACGACAATTTCGGCCACGCCGCCGGCGACGAAGTGCTGCGCCAGACGGTCGAGCTCATTCAGGCCGCCCTGCCGAATGGCGACATCATGGCCCGGCTCGGCGGCGACGAATTCGCCATCCTGCTTTCCGATCCGAACGCCGCTACTCTGGCGGCCGAAATCGCCGAGCGCATCGTAACCGCCTTGCACGAACCCATGGCGATCGCCGGCAACGAGCTTTTCGTCAGCGCCAGCGTCGGCATCGCCGTCTACCCGACCCATGCGGAAAGCGCCTCCGACCTGCTGCTGAAGGCGGACATGGCGATGTATGCGCGCAAGCACGACGGCAAGAACGGCCTGCAGGTGTTCGACGCCGGCATGCTCGACGCCTCGCGCGAGCGCCATGAGATCGAGCAGTGCATCGAAGCCGGCCTGAAGGACGACCACTTCGAAGCGTGGCTGCAGCCGATCGTCAGCCTCGCCGACGGCCAGATCGCCGGCTTCGAGGCGCTGATGCGCCTCAACCACCCGGAAAAGGGCCTGATGCCGCCCGGCAAGATCATCGGCATCGCCGAAGAAACCGGCATGATTGCCCGCATCGGCGATCAGATCCTCGAAAAGGCGATCCGCCATCTGGCGGCGATCTCCGAGCTCGACGGCACCCAGAACACCTATCTCGCCGTCAACTTCTCGCCGCTGCAGTTCGAGCTGACGCTGCCGCACAAGCTCGCGGCCCTGCTCCTGAAGCACCATATCTCGCCGAGCCGGATCGTCGTCGAGATCACCGAAGCGGTGCTGATGCTCGACAATCCCGAGGTCCACTCGGTGCTGAAGCAGCTCAACGAATTCGGCTGCCGCATCGCTCTCGACGATTTCGGCACCGGCTACTCGTCGCTGAGCTACCTGAACCGTTTCCCGGTCGATATCGTCAAGGTCGACCAGTCCTTCACCCGGTCGCTGAGCTCCGGCACCGCCGACCTCCGTCGCAAGAGCCGCATGCTGATCAAGGGCATCCGCACGATCTCGCACCAGATGGGCTGCACCGTCGTTGCCGAAGGCATCGAGACCAAGGAGCAGTGGCAACTCTTGCGCAAGCTCGGCGTCGATTGCGGCCAGGGCTACCTCTTCAGCCGGCCGATGCCGGTCGACCGGATGCTGACCATGCTCGAAAGCGATTCCGAGGCAAAGGCGGCTTCCGCACCCAGCATGCGGGCATGA